The following is a genomic window from Halanaerobiales bacterium.
AGGAGAAGAATACCCAACTATTTTAGAGATTCATGGTGGACCTAAAGGAGCCTATGGTGAAATATTTTTCCATGAATTTCAAATTTTAGCTAATGAAGGATATGCTGTGGTTTATTCTAATCCCCGTGGTAGTTCCGGTCGTGGAAATGAATTTGCTGACATTCGTGGTGATTATGGTGGAAGAGATTATAAAGATTTAATGGAAGTTATGGATAAAGCTTTAGAAAAATATGAGTTTATTGATGAGGATAAATTAGGAGTTGGTGGTGGTTCTTATGGTGGATTTATGACCAACTGGGTAATTGGTCATACTGACCGATTCAAAGCTGCAGTTTCACAAAGGAGTATATCTAATTGGATATCTAAGTTTTGTACAACTGATATCGGTTATTTCTTTGTTAAAGATCAATTTGCAGGAGCAACTCCCTGGAGTGATATGGAAAAATTATGGGATGGATCACCATTAAAATATGCTGATAAGGTAACTACTCCTACTTTATTTATCCATTCTGAAGAAGATTATAGGTGCTGGCTTCCAGAAGGAATACAAATGTTTACTGCTCTCAAATATCATGATGTTGATAGTAGACTATGTATGTTCAAAGGTGAAAACCATGAGCTTTCTCGCGGAGGTAAACCTGAACACAGGGTCCGTCGATTAGAAGAGATGGTAGATTGGTTTAATAAATATTTAAAAGAATAAATAAAATAAATAACCTTTGATAATTTTGACTGAGGAGAAAATTCATTTTTCTTCTCAGTTTTTTTATTTGACATAAAAAGATATTATAATTAAAATATTAATAACAGTTATTAATTAGCAAGAGGTGAATTGAATTTGAAGTTTAGAAAGCTTTCTATTGTTTCAATTTTTTCAGCTTTAGCTTTTATTATTATGATTTTTGAAATAAATATACCTATTTTCCCATTCTTTTTAAAGTTAGATTTTAGTGAAGTTCCAGCCATTATTTTAGCCTATTTATTAGGACCAATATATGGTGTAATGGTTGTTTTTTTGAAAAATTTATTACACTTATTTATCTCATCAAATATGGGTATTGGTGAGCTTGCCAATTTTTTGGTTGGTGCTTCCTTTGTAGCTTCATCTGCTTATTTTTATCAAAAAAGAAATTTATCTTATCTTTTTTCGTCTTTAATTGGCACTTTAACAATGGGGATTACATCAATTTTAGTAAATTTATTTGTAATTATTCCTCTTTATAAAAATGTGTTAAATTTACCCTTTGAAAAAATATTGGCATTAACTGAAAAAGTCAATCCTTATGTCAACAATTTATTTACTTATCTGACTTTAACAATTTTTCCTTTCAACATTTTAAAAGCAGCTCTTATTTTACTTATTAGCTATTTTATTTTTATTCGTATCAAAAAAATAAATTATTTAAAATAAGAGGAGGA
Proteins encoded in this region:
- a CDS encoding ECF transporter S component codes for the protein MKFRKLSIVSIFSALAFIIMIFEINIPIFPFFLKLDFSEVPAIILAYLLGPIYGVMVVFLKNLLHLFISSNMGIGELANFLVGASFVASSAYFYQKRNLSYLFSSLIGTLTMGITSILVNLFVIIPLYKNVLNLPFEKILALTEKVNPYVNNLFTYLTLTIFPFNILKAALILLISYFIFIRIKKINYLK